In a single window of the Biomphalaria glabrata chromosome 13, xgBioGlab47.1, whole genome shotgun sequence genome:
- the LOC106056234 gene encoding uncharacterized protein LOC106056234 isoform X2, with product MKTLFFLSAVLITLLCCLSKHADAQENECVQNGGHCIFMAAAVACYHQLQLSCGSNSYFCCKPNIRSLEEADKIARAIEKTECAKLETGVCLSVYSEIYCPKKLDTSCGDKSLYCCQLS from the exons ATGAAGACGCTATTTTTTTTGTCAGCAGTTCTGATCACGCTACTGTGTTGTCTCTCTAAACATG CGGATGCCCAGGAGAACGAGTGCGTCCAGAATGGGGGCCACTGTATCTTCATGGCCGCGGCGGTAGCCTGCTATCACCAGCTGCAGTTGTCTTGTGGTTCAAACAGCTATTTCTGTTGCAAGCCTAACATCCGCTCACTGGAAGAAGCAG ATAAAATCGCAAGGGCAATTGAAAAGACTGAATGTGCGAAACTAGAGACTGGAGTCTGCCTTTCCGTTTATTCGGAAATATATTGCCCTAAAAAACTGGACACGTCATGTGGAGATAAATCTTTGTATTGCTGTCAACTgagctga
- the LOC106056234 gene encoding uncharacterized protein LOC106056234 isoform X1, with amino-acid sequence MKTLFFLSAVLITLLCCLSKHADAQENECVQNGGHCIFMAAAVACYHQLQLSCGSNSYFCCKPNIRSLEEAERVIDLVGQTEMTPCEGQGNGSCLSIYSRIFCPQKLDLPCGDNSLYCCQMNKIARAIEKTECAKLETGVCLSVYSEIYCPKKLDTSCGDKSLYCCQLS; translated from the exons ATGAAGACGCTATTTTTTTTGTCAGCAGTTCTGATCACGCTACTGTGTTGTCTCTCTAAACATG CGGATGCCCAGGAGAACGAGTGCGTCCAGAATGGGGGCCACTGTATCTTCATGGCCGCGGCGGTAGCCTGCTATCACCAGCTGCAGTTGTCTTGTGGTTCAAACAGCTATTTCTGTTGCAAGCCTAACATCCGCTCACTGGAAGAAGCAG AGAGAGTTATCGATCTTGTTGGACAGACCGAGATGACGCCATGTGAAGGTCAAGGGAATGGAAGCTGCCTGTCTATTTATTCTAGAATCTTCTGCCCCCAAAAACTGGACTTACCATGCGGAGATAACTCCCTGTATTGTTGTCAAATGA ATAAAATCGCAAGGGCAATTGAAAAGACTGAATGTGCGAAACTAGAGACTGGAGTCTGCCTTTCCGTTTATTCGGAAATATATTGCCCTAAAAAACTGGACACGTCATGTGGAGATAAATCTTTGTATTGCTGTCAACTgagctga
- the LOC106056234 gene encoding uncharacterized protein LOC106056234 isoform X3, producing the protein MKTLFFLSAVLITLLCCLSKHADAQENECVQNGGHCIFMAAAVACYHQLQLSCGSNSYFCCKPNIRSLEEAEPKCLDVGGVCLHIAYQLHCPKKLNATCDATNFYCCDLHGATY; encoded by the exons ATGAAGACGCTATTTTTTTTGTCAGCAGTTCTGATCACGCTACTGTGTTGTCTCTCTAAACATG CGGATGCCCAGGAGAACGAGTGCGTCCAGAATGGGGGCCACTGTATCTTCATGGCCGCGGCGGTAGCCTGCTATCACCAGCTGCAGTTGTCTTGTGGTTCAAACAGCTATTTCTGTTGCAAGCCTAACATCCGCTCACTGGAAGAAGCAG AGCCTAAGTGCCTAGATGTGGGCGGGGTCTGTCTCCATATTGCTTACCAACTCCACTGTCCCAAGAAACTCAACGCCACATGTGACGCGACCAACTTCTACTGCTGTGACCTCCACGGCGCGACATACTAA
- the LOC106056233 gene encoding uncharacterized protein LOC106056233, whose translation MPESDHDGDHEPDERFTFFCEMSMQEFAFGVGAIGVNALCLGMMLNIPTLTLHNLMYKIAPKGLLQPDTTDQERIGVAKAIIDYWYQQTESWKPKTRFKCLYDVFVTLREYKIAQQLKQRFEANQPISLELFHTFDLGRLGQFVSVPATQLEFEDAEEEEVEDDD comes from the exons ATGCCAGAGAGTGACCACGATGGAGATCACGAGCCGGACGAAAGATTT acTTTCTTCTGTGAAATGAGCATGCAAGAGTTTGCGTTTGGTGTTGGTGCCATTGGAGTGAACGCCCTTTGTTTGGGAATGATGTTGAATATCCCAACTTTGACGCTTCACAACTTGATGTATAAAATCGCTCCTAAA ggtCTGCTACAACCGGACACCACTGACCAAGAGAGAATTGGTGTGGCCAAAGCCATTATTGACTACTGGTACCAACAGACTGAGTCCTGGAAACCGAAAACTAGATTCAAATGTTTGTATGATGTATTCGTCACACTGAGGGAGTACAAGATCGCCCAACAATTGAAACAAAGGTTTGAG GCCAATCAACCAATCTCTCTGGAACTCTTCCATACCTTCGACCTTGGCCGACTTGGTCAGTTTGTTAGCGTTCCGGCCACACAGCTAGAGTTCGAAGACGCTGAAGAAGAGGAAGTCGAGGATGACGACTAA